GAGAGCTTACGCCGCGTTCAATTGATTATATTTCTTCTTATGGGGAGAGGTTGGCTGCACCCATAGTAAGTGGCTCTATAAGGTCTTTAGGTATTGATTCCAAATGGCTGACCGGTGGAGAGTCCGGCATTATCACTGATGGCAATTATGGGAACGCACTGCCCCTTGAAAAAAGCTATGAACTTATCAAGGAAAAATTATCTCCTTTACTGAACTGTTCAATAGTAACAATTATCACTGGTTTTATTGCAGAGAACGAAGACGGAATCATCACCACCCTTGGCAGGAGCGGATCTGATTTTTCAGCTTCGATCATTGGCGCAGCTGTCCAGGCTGACGAGATTTGGTTATGGAAAGAAGTACATGGAATAATGACCTCTGATCCAAAAATAGTTCCTGAGGCAAAACCACTGGCTCAGGTTTCTTACATCGAGGCTATGGAACTGTCATATTTCGGCGCCAAGGTACTTCACCCCAGGACAATAGAACCAGCTATCAAACACAAGATACCTGTTAGAGTAAAAAATACTTTTGAACCTTCTTTTGAAGGCACTCTTATAGTGGCTGATCAGGTACCAAGCCAGAATGTAGTAAAAGCAGTGACCTTGATCAAGAAAGTGGCGCTTATAAACATCTGTGGAGCTGGCATGATGGGCACGATCGGTACAGCTGCACGGGTTTTCACAAGTCTTGCTAATGCAGGAGTAAACATAATTATGATAAGCCAGGGCTCTTCTGAAGCAAATATGTCTCTGGTGATCGATGAGGACCAACTGGAAACTGCTGTCGCTGCAGTGCGTTGCGAATTCAATAGAAATGTGGTGGGAGACGTTGTCTTTGACAGAGATATCTGCGTGGTCGCTGTTGTAGGTGCAGGTATGGATGGCACACCAGGTGTCTCGGGCAGAGTATTCAGTACGCTGGGAAGAGAAAAAATAAATGTGATAATGATCAGCCAGGGCTCATCACAGCACAATATATCCTTTGTTGTGAGCTCAAGGGACGCCATTAATGCAGTTAGGGTTTTACATCGCGAATTCTATAATTTATGAAAGGGGTAGTTCAATGAGTGAAAAGCATCTCACATATGCAGGATCGGGCGTGGATATAAGACAGGAAGAGAGCACTATCAAAGCCCTTACCAGTAAAATGACCTATATGCGTACAGGCCTGGGTGCTCCGCTAACAGATATAGGGCATTATGCAGGTCTTCTTGATTTTGGGGAATACGCCCTTGCAATGACAACAGATGGAGTTGGTTCAAAAGTCCTCATTGCAAACGCGCTTAAAAAATGGGATACAGTCGGAATAGATTGCGTTGCTATGAATGTAAATGACATACTGGCTATTGGCGCAGAGCCAGTGGCTTTTGTAGACTACCTGGCACTTGAATCCCATGATGAATCATTCGCAACTCAGATTGGAGAGGGATTAAGAAATGGTGCTGAGTTTTCCCGCATGTCAATAATAGGCGGTGAGACTGCTACCCTCCCGGACGTTATAAAAGGTTTTGATCTTGCAGGCACTTGCCTTGGTATGGTTAAAAAAGATAAGATCATCACTGGTGAAAATGTGCAAGTGGGTGATGTGCTTGTCGGCATACCCAGCAGTGGAGTACATAGCAACGGTTATTCCCTGGTACGCAAAATAGTCGAAGGGTCCGGACATTCTTATAAGGATCCATTCCCATACAACGATTCTACTACCATTGGTGAAGAGCTGCTCATTCCCACCAGGATATACATGGAAATACTTGATGTGATCGGGCAATGTGAAGTACACGGTTTGGCTCATATCACGGGAAGTGGCCTCTTAAAACTTCAGAGGGTCACCAAGCTCGGATTTGATATTTCCGATCCCATAGAACCCAACGATATTTTTAAGTTCTTGCAAAGAGAAGGTAATGTAGACGAACTTGAGATGTACAGGACGTTCAACATGGGAATGGGGTTTGTAATAATACTGCCCAAAAAAGACGCTTTAAAAGCAGCTGAGCTTACAGGCGGGAAGATCGTAGGCAGTATAGTAGAATCCGGTATAAGAGTAAAGGGACTCACAATAATTTGAGGCGGTTAACATGTCCAGATCATCATGCACAAAAGATATGCCTTATGAGGTATTGACTAGTGGGGTTACTCTTACACAAAGTGAAAAATACATAAAGGACAACTCTGAAAAGGTATTTCATGTACCCGGAGGTTATAGCATAAAGGGTATGAAACTTATTGGTTCAGATAAGATCCCTGTGGGTGTAAAAGGTAACGATCTGATCTTCCAGTTCATAAAGCCCTGTTTTGGATTATTCATACTAAAAATGACTGATGTTCAGGAAGAAATAGAAAAGCTGCAAAAAGAGTTTCCGTGAACTACTACCCTATTAATAGGGTGGCTTCCTACTTCATACCCCTGACCATTGCCAGTAAGTCCATAGGCTCTTTCCGTAGTCCCTACGGTGTTATATCCCGATTAGGTTTTGCTTATTAAGAGCAGACTTTTTGATATTAATAGCGGCATTAACATCCCTGTCATGATTGGTTTTACAATCAGGACATTGCCATTCTCTATCTGCAAGTGTTAAGTTCTTATTGTGATATCCACACACATTACAGATTTTAGTTGACGGTTCAAACTGTCCTATGCGTAAAATTGTTTTTCCAAACCATTCTGCCTTATATTCCAGTTTAGTTACAAAAGAACTCCAAGAAGCATCTGCTATGTGTAGTGCAAGGCAATGATTTTTCAACATACCGCTAACGTTCAAAGTTTCCAATGCTAACGCTTGATTCTCGCCTATCAGCTTAGAGGATAATTTATGTTGAAAATCATTTCTCTGGTTGCTTATTTTTTCATGGAGCTTTGATACTGCATTTCTGGCCTTTGCCCTGTTCTTTGAACCTTTTTGCTTTCGACTCATCCTTCTTTGTAATACATGAAGACGTTGTATAGAGGTTTTAAGGTATTTCGGATTATCTATTTTTTTACCATTGGAAAGTATAGCAAAGTCCTTGATTCCAATATCGATACCAACAGTTACCTTTTCATTGAACAGACTTTTAACAGGTGTTTCCTGTTCATCATCTACAAGAATACTAATGTAGTATTTTCCAGTTGGTGTTCTGGATAATGTAGCGGTCTTTTCAATACCCTTAAATTTACGATGTAGTTTTGTTTTTATCCATCCAATCTTAGGGAGCTTTACTTTATTGTTATCAAAGTCCACTTCGTAGAATTGTGGTACTGAAAAAGATTGTACTGGATTTTTCTTAGATTTAAAATTCGGAAATCCTTTTTTTTCTCTAAAAAATTTGGTAAACGCAGTTTCAAGATTAAGAGTAGCACCTTGTAATGATTGTGAGTTTACATCCTTTAACCATGTATGTTCCTCCTTCAATTCAGTTATCATTTTATTCAAGGTGAATCTTGATACGGATTTATCATTTTGCTCGTATGACTTGATTTTGTTCTCTAAAGCCCAATTATAGACAAACCTACATGCACCGAAATGTTGGAAGAACGATTCTTCCTGCTCCTTTGTAGGATATATTCTATACTTGTAGGCTTTTAACATACAAACAGTATATTGTTTTAACAATATATATATATATATTTAGTATTGAGTTGTGTGGAGAACTTCTTTTGTAGAATAGACGTAATTCATCCACCGTTTGAAAACGGTGGTCTTCTTACTCCAACATGATAAACTCAGATCTTGCAGCTTGAAGACATAGCCACTATAGTTTGCAGAAAATCTTGAGAAGGAAACTCATGTATGGAACAGGCTATGACCTTGCCCTTACCTACATCTTTTACGACCATCAGTGACCTGCCCTTTGGGTCCTTTAACACAACGTTTGCATCCGTGTCAAGGAAATACCCGTCATATTCCACTTCAGTTACATGCTTTTCGATGACACAGATATCTTCATGTGCTTCCATCCTCTGCACTGTGCAAGAACCCTGTTCCTGCACATATTTCAGTTTAAAGGGTAGCCAGTCATAATCATATTCCGGCACCATCGGCCCAAATATGACTACAGTACCTCCTTTTTTGAGGAAGTTTTCAATTTTATTTTTGTTCCTCACGATACCCTTGAGAGTGGAGGTATATACAGGGTTGGCAAAACCTGTGGGAAGAACAATACATCTGCACGGAGGCAGGAAAGGTGTGCCTATAGATTCAGCTTGCACTCGCTGGCATTTAATATTATACTCTACAAATAATTTCTCAAATAAAACGGGCGTGTCCCAGAGAAGCATTACATCTGTCATGGAAGCAGCATTAGTGCATTCTCATATTAATCTTTCTGAGTAACTGGTTATATTTAAATAGCATTAGATCAAACCTTCTTATAAGGAGTATATTAAAAAATGTCCCCTTGTATGTGAAAGGGTGGGGAGTAAATCCATCTGATTTACACCCGGTTAATTTTGACCGATTTGTGGAACATCAAAATGTCATGGTGATGATGCATGAAATGACCGGTTACAGAAGAATCCGGTGCATCGACCAAGCAGGCTTTGGTATCGAGGCTTTTAGAATGGTGATACCTGATGACTGGACGTGTTATGGCGGGATCACTTGGGTTAATGACATGCATATGCCTGTATACATTAATTTTGCAGTGGCCAGTCCCGATGGACTAATTGCATTTGAAGGTTTTCCCATCCTGAAGTTCACGTGGTCGAGCAAACCTATGGCAGTTATGAACCAGCAATTATGGCAGAGCCAGAGTACAAAAGTTGCTGCGCCCATGCAACCGGACGAAGTGCTCCTTAAATATATAATAGCTCCTTTCCGGCAAAAGATGCAGCCTTACAGGATAGTTCTTAGAGGTCCGGTGCATCCTGATGACCCAATGGTTGCAGATGCTTTTACTCCTCGTACCGAAGCCAATGTGAGATTTGGAAAAGTACGAATAGCCTATGAAATTGCAGAAAATCCTATTGAAGAGGAATTTT
This DNA window, taken from Methanomethylovorans hollandica DSM 15978, encodes the following:
- a CDS encoding aspartate kinase translates to MRIVMKFGGTSVANGEKIRHVATLLKGFHENGHELIAVTSALGGTTDGLLSTAKDVSKNGKVSLVKEFIADITKTHYDAIHAAIDDENIISETTEVIDVRLDELEKALIGICYLGELTPRSIDYISSYGERLAAPIVSGSIRSLGIDSKWLTGGESGIITDGNYGNALPLEKSYELIKEKLSPLLNCSIVTIITGFIAENEDGIITTLGRSGSDFSASIIGAAVQADEIWLWKEVHGIMTSDPKIVPEAKPLAQVSYIEAMELSYFGAKVLHPRTIEPAIKHKIPVRVKNTFEPSFEGTLIVADQVPSQNVVKAVTLIKKVALINICGAGMMGTIGTAARVFTSLANAGVNIIMISQGSSEANMSLVIDEDQLETAVAAVRCEFNRNVVGDVVFDRDICVVAVVGAGMDGTPGVSGRVFSTLGREKINVIMISQGSSQHNISFVVSSRDAINAVRVLHREFYNL
- the purM gene encoding phosphoribosylformylglycinamidine cyclo-ligase; the protein is MSEKHLTYAGSGVDIRQEESTIKALTSKMTYMRTGLGAPLTDIGHYAGLLDFGEYALAMTTDGVGSKVLIANALKKWDTVGIDCVAMNVNDILAIGAEPVAFVDYLALESHDESFATQIGEGLRNGAEFSRMSIIGGETATLPDVIKGFDLAGTCLGMVKKDKIITGENVQVGDVLVGIPSSGVHSNGYSLVRKIVEGSGHSYKDPFPYNDSTTIGEELLIPTRIYMEILDVIGQCEVHGLAHITGSGLLKLQRVTKLGFDISDPIEPNDIFKFLQREGNVDELEMYRTFNMGMGFVIILPKKDALKAAELTGGKIVGSIVESGIRVKGLTII
- a CDS encoding DUF1894 domain-containing protein, whose protein sequence is MSRSSCTKDMPYEVLTSGVTLTQSEKYIKDNSEKVFHVPGGYSIKGMKLIGSDKIPVGVKGNDLIFQFIKPCFGLFILKMTDVQEEIEKLQKEFP
- the tnpB gene encoding IS200/IS605 family element RNA-guided endonuclease TnpB, which codes for MLKAYKYRIYPTKEQEESFFQHFGACRFVYNWALENKIKSYEQNDKSVSRFTLNKMITELKEEHTWLKDVNSQSLQGATLNLETAFTKFFREKKGFPNFKSKKNPVQSFSVPQFYEVDFDNNKVKLPKIGWIKTKLHRKFKGIEKTATLSRTPTGKYYISILVDDEQETPVKSLFNEKVTVGIDIGIKDFAILSNGKKIDNPKYLKTSIQRLHVLQRRMSRKQKGSKNRAKARNAVSKLHEKISNQRNDFQHKLSSKLIGENQALALETLNVSGMLKNHCLALHIADASWSSFVTKLEYKAEWFGKTILRIGQFEPSTKICNVCGYHNKNLTLADREWQCPDCKTNHDRDVNAAINIKKSALNKQNLIGI